The following proteins are encoded in a genomic region of Acidobacteriota bacterium:
- the tadA gene encoding Flp pilus assembly complex ATPase component TadA yields the protein MPFEELNQNGNASHNAEKHNEEILTPEELREYVSLVIKSPDKTYSVESSQQFSQYLNKEASSRYKAIVLDAWNGDYDSLHFEVGLVQVNNTDHRNGVVHALHVSPFHVNFIAIEEPFFEYMHTHIYDAKAQVEVLEYQHKKQSQKTKNWGEGQSFLTDEQTSTASAAAAVDFESEAEEWIDLTDPAEYEQNIKRNEAELTTQEFIRLILTEFLRSGSSDMHIEAGQPTGRIRFRYDAEMFVRWDNIPFIKIKQICMGMAEISGKDATQMKFKDIDSTVKVRALRDGRKAEVELRFVSQPTLYAPSIVLRSQLKPIRDIAAVGLLPQQIADLKAAYSQKRGILIVTGATGSGKTNTLEAIYAGLEAPDTSKIIEIGEPIEIRSARRTQMSLRPNTQFTWWDAFYSCLRADPDIIGIGELRSGEHASVAINAALTGHLVLSTFHAANVEDTLTRLFSLGLPRENLSTGLNLILAQSLIKKLCEKCKVVDPKPSVQYDRPVYKSVGCPDCFNKGTRGRTAMAELLYFNDEVKEWVEDRTLTARDVVQNAIDKGYLIPMKVVAREKVLAGITSELEVAAVLGLVESKRQVTNRMYEDAAIAAAALSAQRSIDRHERIIEGETVR from the coding sequence ATGCCGTTTGAAGAATTGAATCAGAATGGAAACGCCTCCCACAATGCTGAGAAGCACAACGAAGAGATCTTAACGCCCGAAGAGCTTCGCGAGTACGTATCGCTGGTCATCAAGAGCCCCGACAAGACCTATTCGGTCGAATCATCACAGCAATTTTCGCAATATCTGAATAAGGAAGCATCGAGCCGGTACAAGGCGATCGTCCTGGACGCGTGGAACGGTGATTACGATTCGCTCCATTTCGAGGTCGGCCTGGTTCAGGTCAATAACACCGACCACCGCAATGGCGTGGTCCATGCCCTGCATGTCAGCCCGTTCCACGTTAATTTTATCGCGATCGAAGAACCGTTCTTTGAGTATATGCACACGCATATATACGACGCCAAAGCTCAGGTCGAGGTGCTCGAATATCAGCACAAAAAGCAATCACAGAAGACCAAGAATTGGGGCGAAGGCCAGAGTTTTTTGACCGACGAGCAGACCAGCACCGCATCAGCCGCGGCTGCCGTGGATTTTGAGAGCGAAGCAGAAGAATGGATCGACCTGACCGACCCTGCGGAATACGAGCAAAATATCAAACGAAATGAAGCCGAGCTGACGACGCAGGAATTCATCAGGCTCATATTGACCGAGTTCCTGCGGTCCGGCTCGAGCGATATGCATATCGAGGCGGGCCAGCCGACCGGGCGAATACGATTCAGATACGATGCCGAGATGTTCGTACGCTGGGACAATATTCCGTTCATCAAGATCAAACAGATCTGTATGGGAATGGCCGAAATATCGGGCAAAGATGCCACGCAGATGAAATTCAAGGACATCGACTCGACGGTCAAGGTCCGTGCGCTCCGCGACGGACGCAAGGCAGAGGTCGAACTGCGGTTCGTATCGCAGCCGACGCTTTATGCACCGTCGATCGTTCTGCGTTCGCAGCTCAAGCCGATCCGCGATATCGCGGCGGTCGGTTTGCTGCCGCAGCAGATCGCCGACCTGAAGGCGGCGTATTCGCAGAAACGCGGCATCCTAATCGTTACGGGTGCGACCGGCTCGGGCAAGACGAATACGCTCGAGGCGATATACGCCGGGCTCGAGGCTCCGGACACGTCTAAGATCATCGAGATCGGCGAACCGATCGAGATCAGATCGGCACGAAGGACACAGATGAGCCTGCGGCCGAATACGCAGTTCACGTGGTGGGACGCATTCTATTCGTGCCTGCGGGCCGATCCGGACATAATCGGGATCGGCGAGCTGCGTTCGGGCGAACACGCTTCGGTGGCGATCAACGCCGCGTTGACCGGCCACTTGGTGCTTTCAACATTTCATGCGGCAAACGTCGAAGATACGCTGACGCGACTATTCTCGCTCGGATTGCCGCGAGAGAACCTTTCGACCGGACTCAACCTGATCCTCGCACAATCGCTGATCAAAAAGCTCTGCGAAAAGTGCAAGGTCGTCGATCCCAAGCCGTCCGTGCAATACGATCGGCCGGTCTATAAGAGCGTTGGCTGTCCCGATTGCTTTAACAAGGGAACACGCGGACGGACGGCGATGGCAGAGCTGCTCTATTTCAACGACGAGGTAAAGGAATGGGTCGAGGACCGAACACTGACGGCCCGCGACGTCGTCCAGAATGCGATCGACAAAGGATATCTGATACCGATGAAGGTGGTCGCCCGCGAAAAAGTACTGGCAGGGATCACGTCAGAGCTTGAGGTCGCTGCGGTTCTCGGACTCGTCGAGAGCAAACGTCAGGTGACAAATCGGATGTACGAAGACGCAGCGATCGCCGCCGCGGCTCTCTCGGCACAGAGAAGCATCGACCGCCATGAGCGGATCATCGAAGGCGAAACCGTCAGGTAG
- the pilO gene encoding type 4a pilus biogenesis protein PilO, whose translation MNRQKRTTGIQRMFDGIYMEAMRRGGFVTFVVMAIISAGLGYLIYGYLLKGWVESGREYQRQVAAKELENRKTEAMLEGETQFRAQFAKVTDLYEDAKPLLPKETEIADVLGQVEMAARRNNVTLTGLLAVKESVKSPRAAKLYEREIPAVVTGSYPQVVKFFGDISRMPRILLVRDYSIVSLKGSVSAGFTLVAYHAPPPAELPNGPKDVAINEGRVEK comes from the coding sequence ATGAACAGACAGAAACGCACAACCGGAATTCAACGAATGTTCGACGGCATTTATATGGAGGCGATGCGCCGGGGCGGATTTGTGACGTTCGTTGTAATGGCGATCATCTCGGCCGGGCTTGGTTATCTGATCTATGGGTATCTTCTGAAAGGCTGGGTCGAATCGGGGCGTGAATATCAGCGGCAGGTCGCGGCGAAGGAGTTAGAGAATCGAAAGACCGAGGCGATGCTCGAGGGCGAGACGCAGTTTCGTGCCCAATTTGCCAAGGTCACCGACCTCTACGAAGACGCGAAACCGCTGCTGCCGAAAGAGACCGAGATCGCCGACGTGCTCGGCCAGGTCGAAATGGCTGCGAGGCGAAACAACGTTACGCTCACCGGCCTCTTAGCCGTAAAAGAATCAGTCAAATCGCCCCGTGCCGCCAAGCTCTACGAGCGCGAGATCCCGGCCGTCGTGACCGGTTCATATCCGCAGGTCGTCAAATTCTTTGGTGATATATCGCGAATGCCGCGCATATTGCTGGTTCGTGATTATTCGATCGTTTCGCTAAAGGGGTCGGTCTCGGCGGGATTTACGCTTGTCGCATACCATGCTCCGCCGCCTGCCGAACTGCCGAACGGGCCCAAGGACGTTGCTATCAACGAAGGAAGGGTAGAAAAATGA